TCTGTCCCTCCCTCCTTccaaaatcatcatcatcactctGCCCcctacttttttaattttaaacccccaaatcatataatttactaattttaaattattatagtatgCGTATATGATATATCCTCCTCCTTGTGATAAAGAGTTTTAGAGTAcgtgtaattaatatttttttactaccccaaaaaagtgaaaattgaaagttttTACTTGGTACCTGATATCTATATTGGGAGTCGATTGATTTCGATTTCGACCAGTAGTGTTCaagttgaaatataattttttaaatttaataataatttaaataaatatgaataataatgtattcgatttgattcaatttatttactgTCTCATTTTTGGGCCTTGTGTTTACAAAATGTCAACCAAAAACTATTAACAAGGAGAATACAATAATGGGCCAGGCTTTGTGTATTTTCTAAGCCCAGCCCAATTTTCGGACTTTCAGTTGCAAGGGAAGAAAGAACCGAAACaggaaatttaaatttattgagtatttttgttatataaaaagGGAGATTTGAaagtttataacaaaaaagagtGGGGATCATAAACCTATTTTCCCTATTGCTTTTCACAATCTTTGTTTTTGAGGGCCTTGAAGCTTTTGCTTTGGTGTACCGCGTATGGTCATCTCATCTACCAAGACACAGAACGAATACGGAATAACTTGGTCACCAAGTTCCCTCCACTTCCTTACCACCTTCGCCCTTTTGTCCTAACGCTATAAATTCTCCTCTTTCCTTCCTTCTCTCTCTAACATCTACAAAAGTTCACTCTTTTAACAAGAAAGTACAGACAAGAAAAGCCGTTTTCATGTTCAAGTATTAGTTGAGCAGAAAAAGCACAAGTTGATCGTGACAGAGTTGTTGGATAAGGGAGGGAGGAGTGAGATTCACTGTTGTTCTTTCATTCCCTGTATTTGAAGTAGAAATGCCGTTGAAGCTTACAATAGTTGGGAGGGTGAGTGATGGGCTGCCGTTGGCACAAGGTCCGAGGTATGTGAATGAAGAGGATGACAGCGTTCCTGCTTACAAGGAACAAGGAGAGTTCTTGCTCAAAGAAATCTCAAGAGGAGCCTTGCCCTATTCCAAGATGACCATTTTCTTGGATCACCACTGCTTCAAGTATGCTTTTCTCTTGTTGGCctgttataattcttttagggaaaatcacatttttgtCCCATGTATCATCTCCAATAATTAATGGAGAAATTACGATAGCCGTTagttcaaatataattaacgaAAAAGTCACGACGGCTATTAGTTCGAACAAATGCTGGACTAAAGGCCCCATGATTCTTCGATGAAAAAAGTCACGTCATgacttataataaaaaaatttgtaatttgagAAATCATAACAATTGAGATTAATATGCAACTAAAGCAGCGATCTCCGCTGCTTTTAGCCCAGTTCTAGCTTTCTAGTATATTAAAGCACTGCATGCAATGGTTGATGAGAAAAAGGCTGCATTAGGATTTCGCCCAGAATTAGCATGAATTTGGAGAAAGGCCCTTTGGCTTGTGATTGTTCTTTGGGTGCAGAGGCCTATTCCATCTATTTAGGCGTCGTTTACTTTGCTCCGTGAGTCAGGATATTGCTGGATATATGGTCCAATCCAGCAATATACCTCATTTCCTTTGCTAAACCAAGGCCCGCTCAATCTAGTCCGCGTGCAAGAGCCCGCGATTTACCACCAAAAGTTCCACGCCTAGTGGTCTAAGTTTAATTATCTTGCAagtcccaatttttttttgccttttgttGATTTTACCATTTTGCAAGGCTAAATTAAGATTATAGGACTTCTTACAGGGCATTTACATCTCAATATAGGATGGTACAGCTTATTGTTGGctcacttcttttttttttttgtttttttttctggttGCAGTTATATGGTTGAGCATGGAATTTGCTTCATGGCAGTCTGTGATTCAATGTATCCAAGAAAGCTGGTTTTCCATTATTTACAAGACCTGCAGAAGGAGTTTAAGAAGTTTGATGTGAGAGTCACTGAGAGAATTATGAGACCATATAgctttatgaaatttggtaATTCCTGTTATTATAGTTAGATAACGCAGTACACTTGAATTGCTTATTTGCTGAGAGATCTTTGAGATGGGAAGTTTGTCTGCTTCAGAAGAAAATGTGGATGTATATGAAATAATGACTTTGAAATATATCGTATTGAGTGCCAACACAGATGGTATCATTGGAAATATTAGGAGCAAATATGTTGATACAAGGACTCAGGCCAACTTATCAAAGTTAAACTCTGATGGTTCTCAAGAGGAAGATATCTTATCCGAAAGCTTTTCACAGATTGTTAAGAGAAGGCGAAGATTCGGTATGGTTTTATCAGTTCTCGGTATATAAACTCCATTCTTGATTTATCATCTCAATCGCAAGACGACATGGAACTTTTTTTTGGGTCAGATATGTTGCGGAGAATGAGTGAAGCACATCTACATGCTTCACCAATATGGTGTTCCAAAAGGCTCGAGGTATGCAATTCTAGTGCTTCTTGGCTTTTAACAACAGAGTCATTCTGCTAAGTACCTGAGAGGCTTGCttatttttgctcttttttttatgatttatctCAGATTATCGCTCTGAAATGGATCCCGGTAGGATTAGTTCTAGCTGTTACAACCATACTCATATGGACCAGCCTTCTTAAAGATGACTTATTATTTCCTGGTTTCTAATACTTTTAGTAGGTCATATTCTTATTAGGATGTGTTTCGTATCTGTTTGTGATCTCTGGACAAGAGTATGAGGATATTCGTACTTAAAGATTTCGAGGCAAGTTTTAGCTCTAGTGGCATGTTATCTTACTATTACAGAGCTTCTGTTGCTCTCCAATGTAATTTCTTTCTGTAATTTCTATTACCTGAAATTGAATGTAtattgatatcttcttctgtaacttttgtttcttttgtcttCTTAGTGCTgttacaataaaattgaattggatGTAGGAAACAGCTCACATCAGACAACATCTTTTCAGTTGTAGCTTATTACAGAAGAACCTTTGACATTCACATTGCTGACAAGAACACGTATCCCAGGAAGCGTCTTCATATGCTAAGATTATTGTTCGTGCGAATTAGAAGCTATGCTTCCGTGAAGTAGCTCAACTAAAATCCGTCATACGTACATGTCGTCACAAGTTACATCGAATTCACCTGGAAAATAATCAGCTAAACCGCCTTCTGAGATCTGATCCTCAAACTTGAACCCTGAATACTGGACCATGTCATCCAGAGAAATACTGTTGGATTTTTGGTATATCTCATTGACAAAGGCCCCTTCATTTAGCTGTAGACCATGAACCAAAGAATCTTCAGAATTTGAATTGCTGTTGTCAAGAAAGTACTTCACATCACTTGTATTGCCAGAATTCCTCAAACTCTGGACATGAAACTGATCTGAAGAGAACCACTCGGCAAAAAGAACTTtcggtaaattgcattttttagcTCCTCTTGAGTTGTCTCTCTGTTGCATGGACTGATCTGTGTCCATTAGCCAAACATCCATGTTCTCCAATGATTCAAAGCCAGAATTTTGGGGAGTCGACTTAAGGGAAGAAGGTGATAGTTCTAGTTCTTGGATTTGTTCACTCATGCATTCACCCTGATCACCTTCAGTTTCCGCCATTTTTGACACTCTTTTCTTTAGACAAGAATGCCAGTAGTTCTTGATCTCGTTATCAGTTCTTCCAGGCAAATGATGGGCTATCTGAGACCACCTGAGAGATAACAAGTGTTATATGCGAAAATCTGTCTGATCAATCACAGGGATAGGTACAACCATATGTAAAATGTCCCTGATATGGAATGTGGCAAATAGATGTAGTAGGGCTAGGTTGGAGTATGAGTTCATTTTATGATTTCAAGTGCTACCATAATACAAAAGCATGGTAGAAACATTGtatgtttcttctttattaCTTGTACTGATCTGTTCAAAGTCATCACAAGGATTGTCAAGAATACCAAGAGCAGGTAAAGGAGTAAGTAAGGGTTGTGAGTCGATGTTGGAATTCATCTAGATCTCTAAAGAACAACAGTTTGGGAACAATGTAGAGGTCCAAAACCATCTCCGGAAACCGCTTATGCTACATAGAAAAACTTAAGAGTTTCTTACTTGTTGCCGAATATTTGATGAAGGGTCACAATTGTCTCCTGCTCTTCTAAGCTAAATGCCCCTCGTTTTAGTCCTGGCCTTAGATAATTAATCCACCTTAATCTGCAGCTCTTTCCATTCCTTTGTAAACCTGCCAAAGCAATAAAATGATAGGATGACTTCAAGAAGTCAACTACAacgttgttttttttttcctcctaaTCTATAGACAAGATAATAAAAGGTAATAATCACAACTGTATACTCAGAATGCACCAGATTCtaacataaaataatgttGTTGTTGACTTCTAGTTTCCATTCTACTGGTTCAAAAACCTTATTCTAACTAGCGTGCCAATGACAAAGTCGTATGATGTAGAGGCATCATCATTAGCAGAAGACTATCTCTTTGTTGATTAAGGAATAATTTTGCTGCATGTATTATTGTCACCAGACCAATGCCCATTCAAAGTCATATTCTACATAATTTTCTACCTTACCTATGAGGTGTTGGCTTGTGTCGGAGCAAGTGCTCTTGTGGAGGTGACCACGGTCGAAACATAATGCTTGAGCTGTACAGCTGAAAAGTTTGAATTGTATCTTTGCTAATGGTTATAACTTGTGACAGATGCTTGATCGAACATAGGGATTACATAGGGTATTTTTTGCTGTATAACTTTTGTTAATGTTCTTGATAGGTTTCATGAGGCTTGGCAACGGCTATCATCATGATAGGATAGACAGAAGGAGAGACCGAAACACGAAGAACGGTTTATGTTAACTCTTCATTCTCATTTCATCCTATACTTTCAATCTTTAACAACCTTATACAACTCACCGGCATTGGCAGGAACGGAGCTCCAGCAGCCGTGACCGTGCTTGAGGACGTAGTTTCTTAGCTTCTGGTCCTCATCAGGAGACCACAACCCCTTCTTGTGCTTCTGCTTCGTCTTCTCTAACGGCTTGCAGCCCATTCTCAGACAAGCTCAACTCAACAATGTCTTTTTATGGTAATATTCTATGAAAAATGAATGTGTAATGTGTGTTGAATTTGGACAGGAAGTAGACTTTGATATGAGGTTTGCAGCCTATGGGCTGAGGAATTTAAAGGGAGGGTTAGTTGGACATGTTTTTATTTAGACTAAAAATAGTGAAGTTTTGACATTATTCATCTTTTTGTCTTAAACAATTACAAGGGCTTAAAGAAATGGTGTCAAGAACTAAAAGGACATTCTTTGTGTTTTGTCATCCTGCAGGCCTAAACCTACTTCACAGGAACCAGTAGCTATGTCTGCCAGGAAAAGATTTTAATCCAATCATGTTTctttatatcaaattaattacattaaaactCGAGCAAATTACAATGCATTCTTCataaatttaccataattacAACCAccctaattatttaataaaattacgaaTAACCCCTTAAAATCAATGATCATCTAACAAACTACGTGCATCGagcataaataatattttttacacataattgaTTTAGTTTTGGTCTAACTCTGATTCCACTAAAGTTTTTGATTGGTACagtttgaatttgataaaaagCCAATTGTTTATGAATGATTGTGAGAAGTAAGGGAGCAGTTAGTTACTTTGGTatataacaaagaataaaatgattaGCATGTTGAAACTGTCATTACATTTAATTGGCTGGGCAGCGTGTGCTTATAAGTTTATAGTTCTTAATCAGTTGGAGTGTTTGGCAATTAGGACAAAGATATCCTCGTGGCATGTCCTAAACCCTTTGATTTATGTTCTTCTTTGTCCTAGAAAGAATTGACAAATCAAATTCAGTTGCAGTTGCCATCACTTAAATCTCAACGTATCCAAAAATTCCTTTAATATATTACTCGTGCCACAATTTGTATTTGACGTTTATCTAACTTTTCTACTATcaatttccctttttttttctttaatttttgctcTCCGTGatttagaatatataataCGAATCAATTTCAATAACTAGATTTATGATAacaataattagattataatCTCACATTTTACACTTGAAACATTTCTCAACGaccaattaataaatattgaacacgcgattcatattttttatttgaaaaaaataaaatatacaactTTTAGGGTCCATTTTCAAGCAAATAAggcttatatatattaaaaatacacaaacaaaataagattcgtgtactttttatttggattgCATTGATATAAtgttttgcaaatttttaaTCGGAtggttatttaatatatatagtatcaGAACACGTTTTTCTCATATGCGAACAATGTCTCTTTCATAAATGAATggcaataaaattcaaaattcaagacCTCTTGTTTGCTTTTGCCCTAATGCCATGTAACATGGCTAAGCTCATTTAAAAGgttaggataattacactatcaTTTTCAGAGATTTGATGTGATTACACATAAATCCCATgtgatttagaaaattatgtctagttttttttttttacgtttgttttcatctaacaaagaaattctcctgatagtcaaaatttaatggatttgctgatattagaaaaaagaattcgaatgaaaatttatatttacgtacactcgattgacttattatagaTCAAACTAAACCACCCTTATAAGGATGACAATATACATCCTCATATACATTAACACGCGAAGATGTAAAGGGtagttttatcaaaaaaaaaaaaaaaatttgtttgacctgtaataagttaattgatggtcaatatgaattttcattcaattcttttgccaatatcaacaaatttattgaattttgactaatagataaatctatttgttagtgaaaaataaatgttaaggatattcaatgtaattttttaaattgtaagggatttacatataattatactaaattttaaaggaagacgatttcattatttcacaattttaaattattaaaaaggagAATCCTTTAAACATTAATATCTTTCCAATCACTGCTCTTTCTGTCACACAAACATCTATATATAAGATGACTATTTTAAcctatgaattttaataaaaagtcaAGTgacttatttaataaatttatctcTTATTCCCtccttaattttaaataattaattcattgaCTTAGAATGTGgtttcttaaataataaatacagaaATCCCACCAAacttttactttattaataaaaatgaaagccATTACTTACAATATTCTCCATTTACAAATCACATCAAAAGCTGCCACGCTGCAACAACGGAAGGTAAGAACGCGacttaatcaacaattttagCAGTTAACACGACTTTATCTAAGTCGTCATATGGCTTTTCACATTGATTAGTGCTACTAGTGTAATTAGTTAAATCACGTCTGCAGTTATGAGTAGCAACTTTAgtagataa
This region of Sesamum indicum cultivar Zhongzhi No. 13 linkage group LG4, S_indicum_v1.0, whole genome shotgun sequence genomic DNA includes:
- the LOC105160488 gene encoding 25.3 kDa vesicle transport protein isoform X1 — protein: MPLKLTIVGRVSDGLPLAQGPRYVNEEDDSVPAYKEQGEFLLKEISRGALPYSKMTIFLDHHCFNYMVEHGICFMAVCDSMYPRKLVFHYLQDLQKEFKKFDVRVTERIMRPYSFMKFDGIIGNIRSKYVDTRTQANLSKLNSDGSQEEDILSESFSQIVKRRRRFDMLRRMSEAHLHASPIWCSKRLEIIALKWIPVGLVLAVTTILIWTSLLKDDLLFPGF
- the LOC105160488 gene encoding 25.3 kDa vesicle transport protein isoform X3 → MPLKLTIVGRVSDGLPLAQGPRYVNEEDDSVPAYKEQGEFLLKEISRGALPYSKMTIFLDHHCFNYMVEHGICFMAVCDSMYPRKLVFHYLQDLQKEFKKFDVRVTERIMRPYSFMKFDGIIGNIRSKYVDTRTQANLSKLNSDGSQEEDILSESFSQIVKRRRRFDMLRRMSEAHLHASPIWCSKRLEETAHIRQHLFSCSLLQKNL
- the LOC105160488 gene encoding 25.3 kDa vesicle transport protein isoform X2, giving the protein MPLKLTIVGRVSDGLPLAQGPRYVNEEDDSVPAYKEQGEFLLKEISRGALPYSKMTIFLDHHCFNYMVEHGICFMAVCDSMYPRKLVFHYLQDLQKEFKKFDVRVTERIMRPYSFMKFDGIIGNIRSKYVDTRTQANLSKLNSDGSQEEDILSESFSQIVKRRRRFDMLRRMSEAHLHASPIWCSKRLECCYNKIELDVGNSSHQTTSFQL
- the LOC105160487 gene encoding transcription factor LAF1-like — encoded protein: MGCKPLEKTKQKHKKGLWSPDEDQKLRNYVLKHGHGCWSSVPANAGLQRNGKSCRLRWINYLRPGLKRGAFSLEEQETIVTLHQIFGNKWSQIAHHLPGRTDNEIKNYWHSCLKKRVSKMAETEGDQGECMSEQIQELELSPSSLKSTPQNSGFESLENMDVWLMDTDQSMQQRDNSRGAKKCNLPKVLFAEWFSSDQFHVQSLRNSGNTSDVKYFLDNSNSNSEDSLVHGLQLNEGAFVNEIYQKSNSISLDDMVQYSGFKFEDQISEGGLADYFPGEFDVTCDDMYV